AACCATTACTCACATGTTCCGAGGAATGAGAAACATTAAACTCAACAACAATGTCAGATCTAAATATGCGGATCCAATTAAGTAATACTACTAGCCGATACAGGCATAGCATGTGGCATTACAGCACAAGAATCGGGAAAAATATGGTACTAGAGCGGAACTCCTCGCAAGCTGCGATACAGGACATAAATCCAccataaaagaaaaacaaaatgtAAGCAGGATACAGGTCAACTGAGTCGAGTGAGATCAAAATGCTTAATATTACTAAAAAATTGTTCAATATTTTAAGAAAATCAAAAGCAAATGTAGACTGGAAGAGCTGCATTAGATATAGACATCACAAAGACCAACAACACCAAATTGGAAATTTGATCCGAGAGTTTTGCACTGTAATTACGACCCTAGAACATCATTTGGAAAGTTACACAGGTAATAGTACCTTGAGCTGGGGTTGATTTCTTAAAATTATCCCAATTCTCAGCTAATGAGTGATGCATAAAAACTTTCCTGTAATTATCATTAAACACTGTGGTCAATCGATCATACGTGCAATTTTCCTTTTGAAGCAACAACTCATATTTCTTCAATATCTTCTCCACTTCTTGGTTGCACTCTGTTTGAAGTTGTGATTTCTGTCCATGCAGAGAAGGAAGATATGAAAATTCTCACAATTagcatatgcaatctaaattaAGGGTAAAAAGCACAGATACAGAAGTAAAATATGCAAACCTTCTTTTCATGCTCTTTACTAAGCATAGCAATCACGTAGTTCAGTCTTCCCAACTCATTTCTCAATGGTTCAGAACTACATAAAAAACTGTTAGATGCTGCAGGTGCCACTGTAAAGTGTTGGGTGAGCTGCTCAGGGCTCAATATTGTGTTTGGCTGAAGACCTATTTGAATCCTCTCATCAGGGTGTGTGCTCTCAGGTGGGATATGCTGAACTGAGGTTGACAATTGTGTTTCAAACTGTGAATTCTGAGCTGAAATGGCAGTCCCCGATGTACCTGCTCCTTCTGCTTCTGCAGGTTGATCATGCATTGGAGATGATGGCTGCACTTCGGGCTGCAAATCCTGTGCAGTGACTGACGGTTGCATTCCATGTTGCAAATACCGAGCTGCTGTGGCACACAACATACcagccctttcttcctcctccgggaggATCAAGGTTGGTGGCTGCAGATCATCAATTGGAAGCTGCAGAGTTGCTAAACTATTTTGTGCATGGGGACTTCTCATTTCCTGTGCAGGCATACTTGCTTGACCATTCTCAGTTTCAGCTTCACTAGACACTGGTAAGGTGGCCAGATTACATGTAGCACAAGATAGATATTCAGTTTCACCTTCCTCTGATAAATCAGTTGCTTTATCTGGTTGACTGCCAGGTGATTCTGCCACTGCAGCTAGAGGCGTTGAAGGTGCATCACTGCTTTGCAGGCAAGACGTACTTGATAGATTAGCATGAGTTCCAACCTCTGAAGAAAATGGCAACATAGTGCTTTGTGGGGCAGCAATAGTTGGTGATTCTGAGTGGGCTTGATGTGTGCAAACAGCACCATTATTATCTACATCAAACTCCATTCTGCCATCAGCCAAATGGTGATATGTAATACCTCCCTGTGACAAAACAGGTGAAGTTTCTGGCTGACACCTTGTTTGAGAGCTGTCAGCATCCAACATCAGGCTTGATGGTTGAATATCAGGCTGCAAACTCCAGGCAGCATCCGTGTCCAGATTACTTGATGGTTCTGCTTCTGCTGGTGGTTGTCCCAAAATTACTAAATTTTGTTGGGCAGGTAGACTTGACTGATCAATCTGAGTTTCAGCTTCCCAAGCATCTGTCGAGACAGTTGTGTTGTGTGGAGCAATATAAGATTGATTTTCCGAATTCAATGGATCTGCAGCAGCAGTGTCAACATTTTTATCTTTAAATCCCATACTGGAATCACCCAAATGGTCAGAAGTTGTCCCTTCCTGCAATATTTCAGATGTTGTATCTCGTTCAATATTCATTTGACTCGAATCATCAGGGCACATCATCTGATGTTGAGTATCCAATGTTGGGCATGATGTTTGCAACTCAGTTTGCAGATCCCGACCTGTCATTGCAAGCACTGGATCAGTTGGTTCTGCTTCAGCAGATGAATGCTGCAAGGTCATGAGGTTTCGTGGAGAAGCCAAGATAGAGGAATCTAAGTGGTCAGGATCTGCTGCAGCAGTACCATCATTATCTGTACTTGGATCAGCAATATTGTCCCTCTTGGCATGTTCAATACTTCTGGCCTCACCAGTTGACGATTCCTAAATATAAAGAGGGTATCAGTGATCACTAGTCAGGCATCACTGAAACATATACAAGTGGCAATCAACACAAATAATAAGCCAAGTGCAATGGTTCGAGAAAACGCACAAAAAGAAAAGGCATTAAACACTAGTGAAGTACCAATGGTACACTAGAAGCATGAAATGGCACGACATTAAGTGATTTTCAACAAACAAGATAATTCCTTTAAAGAATCTTTTGTATAGAAAGACAATACAAAAAATTTGACCACAGGAGGAGACTCCCCCCGGGCTTTGTTCTAAGAAGACGCCAGGCTTCAAACCCGGGTTGGGACAGAAGTTTCAATGATTCCCAAAGTTCAACCCTCTAACAGGTCCACCGTGAGAAGCTTAGCCAGAAAGACAATATAAAAACTTTGATAGGCTTCAAACACAAAACAAATTTCAATCGAAGCATAGTAAACAAAAGTGTTGTTGTATGACAGAtagcaaaagaaagaaaaaactcaGCTGACAAGTGTAATACCTGATTTATTGAATCATGACTTGCAGGAATAGTACTTGCAGGAATAGTACTTGCAGAACAGGCTCTTTGTAATTCAGTTCCATCAGAACTACAGTGGATATTGTCATCTGGAAGATCTACAGATTCTGATGCTGCTCCCACGCCCAACGTCATATGAGCTTCTGTAGGCTCATTTCTCACTGCACGTGTAGAAAAAGCCTCTGATGGAACTAAATTTCGTACTAGAGTAACTTCCATCGATCTGTCATCCAAAAGCTGGTCACAGTCCAAGTCCGAACTGTTATCAACACGATTATCACCAATTTGTTTCTTAAAATGGATAAATTCCTTAAAGTCGAAATCGGAATCTGGTATAGTATTGCAGAGATCAAGGAATTTATCTAATTGGCCTGATAATAATACTTCCTGCTTGAGTTCTTCCTTCATCATTTGCTCTTCAACCCATGTTGTAGATTGCGATGCACCAAGTTCGGCAAGCTGGAGCTTCATGTGCACCAAAAATGCAAGCATAAGCATAGTGAACCAATTAATCACTAGCTTTATTTGGTCCTTTTTGATCTCTTCATCAATGTCACTTATCCGAATGTGATGAATAACTACATGGCATACCTTCTTCAGTCTCATAACTTGATTGTCTCTCTGGTTTGTTAACTTCAATATCTCAAGTTGTTGTTTCTCAAGGATATTCTTCTTTCTTAAGGAGAAAATGTTGTTAAATAAATCTATTCTTTTGGTTGCGGTCCTACCAGGGGGTTCTGCACTTGACAAATGGCATTCTCTGTTGGCTTCTGGAGAAGATACCAACTCTTGCCCATCTGAAACCATCTGCTCAGCGGCATACAGGCTCTCTTCAGTGCCATTTGTGAAGTTACCATGAAGATCCACTGCCTGCTTCGAAGGAATGTGGTCACTTCTCAAGTTAACAGATGAGCTCTCATGTGGTGAAAATCTATCATTATGTATTTTGTTCCTTCTCCCAACTAGGATTCCtaattttttatagaaatatctTATGAGTTCCTCATTGTATCCATAGTTCAAGCAGTCTGCAGCAAGGTCTAGTGATTCTCGATGATCCAACTTGGAATATTTCAGGAGAGAAGCAGCACGCCAACACTGAAGCAAATATTAAAAAAACTTTAAAATTAGATGAAAACCAGTGTAAAAGCAAACTAAGTAACTCCTGGGTGCCTATCTTACCAAGGCTATGTTGAATGCGCGCAGTATGCCCTGTGGCTCACGCATTAATAGATGATTATTTAAAACATACTCAAGGAGCTGCTTGGCCTTAAAGCATACATTATCCTGCAGTTGTGATTCATGTGAGATGGCAATTAAATCTGGGAAGAACGAAAAAGTAGTCCAAAACCAAAGGAACAGAAACTTCTATAAATAATGAGATCAGTATGACACTAGGCGCAGAGAAAGGAAGTAAAAAACTTTAGCAGGACTATTGTTCATGTTAAAGTATATAACAAGCAGTAGTACATCACTGTTTCATACATGCATCAAGAATATATAACCATCAGGCATACCACGGAAAATCA
This window of the Panicum virgatum strain AP13 chromosome 1K, P.virgatum_v5, whole genome shotgun sequence genome carries:
- the LOC120693999 gene encoding helicase protein MOM1-like isoform X3: MASTPGGSLIDGAAGSNTTIGNGSRNAINGPHLRSRQLSSLAPARRSSRSTPNPYRFPPTTLGGEASGSYEKKRKALMEEAPHGISEAVKVSGSAPLTPRDPNRTYSSKDGVKGQLSEHAMVGSARSSPKKRKCMPRGNYLSEFTPRSKGVATAVVTGSEQSSIPTKTNKVKESPFQKLQRLPDGCHPDFDNDHLCSINKLREFWHKSQGAVFVDDKEHVMKAILFVLSVLPDVCQPFLLLTNASLPLWEAEFSRFAPCINVIVYDGEKDVHKLVQNPEFHENRRHTMLHVLLAHPDAILENIKNLECIGWEAVIVDYCQSSILKHLKQLKQLPTDFRVLLLSSPVQDNLLEYKNLLAFLNSEQEDNGAYVDADALAVLRARFTRHIAYERKAGSSNFLEYWVPAYLSQVQLELYSSMLRANSSILQSQTATDSAGALRDIVMCLWKCCNHPCLVGVQHSLANTCDVTESTDGRMLESGKLLLLEKMIKEIRKKRLRVIVLFQSDGAVGDGMGNILEEFVRQKFGPESYERVQNRSAFSVKQEAMNMFNDTTKGRFVFLIDSRACHSSINLSSVDTIIIYGSDLNPLNDLKALRKIKIESQLKYVRIFRLYTPFTVEEKGLVLAKQSMTIDSNDRDILPSLSHCLLSWGISFLFSRVDDLQQDNCASKSYERNTVLMMDKVLLEFLTALSTDIEDSCKINSAIISKACMSGEFYSRNIILIGEREGASSLDGDPPKFWLKLLNGKSCCQRNKPIKVPTEETNETRRKLSKTGEIAGSSSKFSSDATNNNLFPETGTPSSADVHLLPEAVRFEGMENQSTPKSLHAELKRELSKLIKVLKLPDNVCFKAKQLLEYVLNNHLLMREPQGILRAFNIALCWRAASLLKYSKLDHRESLDLAADCLNYGYNEELIRYFYKKLGILVGRRNKIHNDRFSPHESSSVNLRSDHIPSKQAVDLHGNFTNGTEESLYAAEQMVSDGQELVSSPEANRECHLSSAEPPGRTATKRIDLFNNIFSLRKKNILEKQQLEILKLTNQRDNQVMRLKKVCHVVIHHIRISDIDEEIKKDQIKLVINWFTMLMLAFLVHMKLQLAELGASQSTTWVEEQMMKEELKQEVLLSGQLDKFLDLCNTIPDSDFDFKEFIHFKKQIGDNRVDNSSDLDCDQLLDDRSMEVTLVRNLVPSEAFSTRAVRNEPTEAHMTLGVGAASESVDLPDDNIHCSSDGTELQRACSASTIPASTIPASHDSINQESSTGEARSIEHAKRDNIADPSTDNDGTAAADPDHLDSSILASPRNLMTLQHSSAEAEPTDPVLAMTGRDLQTELQTSCPTLDTQHQMMCPDDSSQMNIERDTTSEILQEGTTSDHLGDSSMGFKDKNVDTAAADPLNSENQSYIAPHNTTVSTDAWEAETQIDQSSLPAQQNLVILGQPPAEAEPSSNLDTDAAWSLQPDIQPSSLMLDADSSQTRCQPETSPVLSQGGITYHHLADGRMEFDVDNNGAVCTHQAHSESPTIAAPQSTMLPFSSEVGTHANLSSTSCLQSSDAPSTPLAAVAESPGSQPDKATDLSEEGETEYLSCATCNLATLPVSSEAETENGQASMPAQEMRSPHAQNSLATLQLPIDDLQPPTLILPEEEERAGMLCATAARYLQHGMQPSVTAQDLQPEVQPSSPMHDQPAEAEGAGTSGTAISAQNSQFETQLSTSVQHIPPESTHPDERIQIGLQPNTILSPEQLTQHFTVAPAASNSFLCSSEPLRNELGRLNYVIAMLSKEHEKKKSQLQTECNQEVEKILKKYELLLQKENCTYDRLTTVFNDNYREICEPQNSAFSASII